The genomic region ATAACCTTCTAATCAGTGCCCTATATACTGAAACATCAAGGCAAAGGCCTCTTCTTAAAAACTCATCTGGCAGTGCTAGAACTGCATCCATGTTGTTCTTCTTGCAAAGTCCATCCACAATCCATGAGTATGTAGAGTAATTTGGTGAAATTCCAGCATCAAGCATGCCAAAAAGATGCTCCTTCGCACTTTCCAGTTCATTTACCCTGCAGAACCCGTGTATCAGTGCCTTGTATGTAAATGGATCAGGCTTCAGCCCAGCTTCCAACATCTTATTCTTGAACTTCAGAGCAGATTTCAAATCTCCTATCTTGCAGTAAGCATTAATCAACGTGTTACATGTGATATTATCAGCTTGGAGTTTCCTTTCGCTCATCTCAGTCAACAATTTGTTTGCGTCCCTTATCTTGCCATCCTGACATAGCTTGCGCAGAATCGAGTTATAAGTGACAACTCCAGGGTCCAACCCCTCAGCCTGCATCAACTTGTGCAACTTCAAAGCTTGCTCGAGCTCATTCACCTTAGAATACCCATCAATCAATGTAGTATAAGTCACTTGATTCGGAGTCACATTGTTCTTCATCTCACTAAACATCCTCATAGCTTCCCTCATCCTACCTTCTTTACAAAAACCATGGATAAGAGAATTGTAACTAACAATGTCAAGACCTATCCCTTCTCTTTCCATTCTATCAAGTACTGTTAAAGCCTCATAGTGCATACCCTTCTTGCAATACAACGAAATCAAAGTATTGTAAGTGAAGATATCAGGAACTACACCCTTTTCCTCCATCTCGTTCAACAACTTCTCTGCACGCTCTACGTCATGTGACCTTGAACAAGCATGAATCAAGCAATTGTAGATATAAACATTACTGAAAACCCCTACTTGAACCATTCCCTTGTGAACCTTCCACACCAAGTTAACAACCCCATCTTTAACCAAAGAATTCAACAGCACAGTGCAGGCATGCAAGTGTGGCTTAAGCCCAGAAACCCTCATATACTCAAAAACCTGAACAGCATCCTGCAGGGCTGGTTTCGACCTTGCATAAATTATCACAAGCCAGCTCAGCACTTGTGAATTTACCTCCCTGTCCTCATGGGACCTGATGAGAGACATCAAAACCGAAGGCGAGGAGAGGAAATCCCTCTGGGAAATTTTCTCGAGCAAGTGTTGTGCATCTCTGAAGTGCTTGTGCTTGGCAAGAATGTGAACCATGGCCCACGAGCAGTGCAAGGAGTGGGTATAGTTTGGGGTTGACTGGGCCCACTTGAAGAAAGGGAAGGAATGTGTGGGCCCATAACCATGGAGTGAGAGCTGCAGGAGGACGTTATGAACGGGCGTAGGAGTGAGAGCTGAACAAGAAGTGCCATTCTTCGACTTCAAGAGAGTGCGCCAGTGACCCTTCACAACTACCGCGCACATGCTGCGAATTAAGAATTGGCTGTGACTCCCAGCGGAAACCATATCCCTCATTGATTTGATTTCCATCCATcatcacactacaagaaaaagcaatatttgtatCAAAAAAAGTTGTTACAATAATTGTTAATTTcgttaataaataattttaaacaaAAGCAGAATTGTTACAGAATTGTTGCGGTAAATCCCATTTCAAAAAGTTTTTGCAACAAAAACCGAAATTTTGCAAaacaaagtaatattttgtaataattttttaatacaaaaGTTAAAATTTATTACAAAATTGGTAACAATTTTTGACATGTAGAacttttttgtaacaatttaaaCTTTCGTGTCATAATATTCTGGTACAAAATATTTCTtgtttttgtaacatttttattctttttgttacaaaaacagAAAATTCATTTTAATTGGGATTTTACAACAAAATAGAATTACAGTTTTACAGATTCAACTAAATATAAAGTTTTTCCTAACATAAACTAGTGTCATAAGGTTATAAATCCATGACTCTTCTAGCATGATATAGTCAATATAAGGTCTAGCATATGTCAACAATTTTGCACCCCTACAAATgtgaagaatgaaaacaaaaataattagaaaCAACATATATAAAGTTTAGCTTCCTTAATAGAATTTCCACAACAAAAGTGTTTAGTCAATATAAAGTTCAGCTTCCATAAGAAACCAACTATATGATGTTTAGTCTTTCTTAATTCACCACCTTAACTCTTAAACATCTTTTATGTTTAATTAGAACCCTAGaagttaaaattaactaatcCATTTAAAAATCTATTCTCAAACTTTAGAACCACTCAAGAATACATATCAAGTATTGACAACATAAACTCGAGCTAATTAATCACAGTTCAACCACAACTTAGTGTTCAATTTCATTAAATTTGCGTAACTATCAATCATCAAACAACCACAACAAAACATAAATGATCTACCAAAATTCTCATAACAAATATACTCAAATTCTCCAATTCCAATCACTTTAGTCTAACACCATTGATGTTCTCTTTCTAGCTCCACACTTAGTCTAACAAATTCTAGTGGTGTTGAAGTCTCATCTGAAAGACACAACATCATTGCTGGCTAAGGTAAAACTTGCAGTCTTTTATATGCCCTCAAGACCAGAACAACATTGCTTGACCATTTGAAAAACTAGTGCCATACAAAAGATATTCTAAAATCTCTTCAAAAAACTAGGTTTGTAATCAGCTCTTAGCAAATGAATATCATtagcaattatttatttttcttaatttaaaaGCCACTCATTTGAATTGCACATATGATAAACATAATGGACCGAGTTCCTCAGGTAAGCAATAATTATAAAATGAAGCCATTGCAAGAGCAAAAATTTAAAATGTCATAGGCAAGCATCAAAAGAATGCAAACACGGTCAACTATGATCTCAAAGAAAACATACCCAGTTAAAGAAACAGAACCAAAAACACTTATCAAAGTAAGAGTTCAGAGCAAAGAGTATTAAGATTGAAAGGTCAAATGAATTTGATTCAGCAGTGTTAGTTGCGTATAAAGTATAAACCCCGCcctgttttaaaaaataaaaaataaaacaaaataggaaTCGAAAAACCAGGAGCTCATCAATGGCAGAATAAGGGTACTCACATTGTTACATATTACGAAACAAAAACTTCAAATAATTAACAATCAAACTAAACCTAACTGCCTAAACAGCCAAAAGTGTCAAATGATGTCAAAAATACTAGTAAAATTACAGCCAAATCAGTGTAAAAAAAAAGACCTATCAAACTAACCCTAAGTAGCCAACTCTCAGTCTCAAATATCCaaataaatttaaagaaaatatacCACCTAAATCTAAAATCACAGTATTAttatcaaagaaagaaaaataaaactgcaggTAAAGTATCAAAGAATCAAACAAAGCCTGAATAAACCTAAGCAGTCAAACGGAGGTAAGGAAAACAGCCTACCTTCAGGCTGCAGATGGACAGCGATTCAGCGACGACGGTAATGGGGTCGTCGGTCGTCGCCCTCCCCGCCCTCTGTTTCTCCTTcgattcttctccttctttcttctctctctgtttctctctctctctctctctctctgcgattttctctctctcctcccagACTAATCGGCGGTCCAGC from Arachis ipaensis cultivar K30076 chromosome B02, Araip1.1, whole genome shotgun sequence harbors:
- the LOC107625612 gene encoding pentatricopeptide repeat-containing protein At5g38730 — its product is MEIKSMRDMVSAGSHSQFLIRSMCAVVVKGHWRTLLKSKNGTSCSALTPTPVHNVLLQLSLHGYGPTHSFPFFKWAQSTPNYTHSLHCSWAMVHILAKHKHFRDAQHLLEKISQRDFLSSPSVLMSLIRSHEDREVNSQVLSWLVIIYARSKPALQDAVQVFEYMRVSGLKPHLHACTVLLNSLVKDGVVNLVWKVHKGMVQVGVFSNVYIYNCLIHACSRSHDVERAEKLLNEMEEKGVVPDIFTYNTLISLYCKKGMHYEALTVLDRMEREGIGLDIVSYNSLIHGFCKEGRMREAMRMFSEMKNNVTPNQVTYTTLIDGYSKVNELEQALKLHKLMQAEGLDPGVVTYNSILRKLCQDGKIRDANKLLTEMSERKLQADNITCNTLINAYCKIGDLKSALKFKNKMLEAGLKPDPFTYKALIHGFCRVNELESAKEHLFGMLDAGISPNYSTYSWIVDGLCKKNNMDAVLALPDEFLRRGLCLDVSVYRALIRRLCKLEKIACAEKLLNHMEGKGISADSVIYTSIAYAYWKAGNTNAASNVLVEMARKRLMITIKLYRCIRGADDNSESKVLQIFWDHVVDLGLMSRNTMNKIQQMAI